In a single window of the Zea mays cultivar B73 chromosome 5, Zm-B73-REFERENCE-NAM-5.0, whole genome shotgun sequence genome:
- the LOC100384111 gene encoding uncharacterized protein LOC100384111 precursor: protein MAAAWRITVLLFYALTSELLKRSLSSTVSPSPAAAAEAQALLRWKSSLLPPNSTSSSSSSPLSSWLPGAAGSVCTSWAGVTCADGENGRITGVALQGAGLAGTLEALNLAVFPALTALNLSGNRLAGAIPTTISKLTSLVSLDLSSNRLTGGIPAALGTLPALRVLVLRNNSLGGAIPASLGRLHALERLDLRATRLASRLPPEMGGMASLRFFDLSVNELSGQLPSSFAGMRKMREFSLSRNQLSGAIPPDIFSSWPDLTLLYLHYNSFTGSIPLELEKAKKLQLLSLFSNNLTGVIPAQIGGMASLQMLHLGQNCLTGPIPSSVGNLAHLVILVLSFNGLTGTIPAEIGYLTALQDLDLNNNRLEGELPETLSLLKDLYDLSLNSNNFTGGVPNFRSSKLTTVQLDGNNFSGGFPLSFCLLTSLEVLDLSSNQLSGQLPTCIWDLQDLVFMDLSSNTLSGDVLASSTNSSLSLESLHLSNNRFSGEFPPVIKNMKMLVVLDLGDNYFSGEIPSWVGSGSPFLRILRLRSNMFSGSSIPLELLQLSHLRFLDLASNNLQGPIPHGLASLTSMGVQPQTEFDIRSGVHHQILNLEADFSYADRVDVSWKTHTYEFQGAIALMTGIDLSGNSIGGEIPTEITNLQGLRFLNLSRNNLSGTIPANVGDLKLLESLDLSWNELSGLIPSGISELTSLSSLNLSNNMLSGEIPTGNQLQTLADPSIYSNNYGLCGFPLSISCPNSSGVQVLDRSNKEIEGVYVYYSIIAGVVCGVWLWFGSLVSIPLWRTSFFCVVDIIYIKLKALWIGSF, encoded by the coding sequence ATGGCTGCCGCATGGAGAATCACCGTCCTCCTCTTCTACGCGCTCACGTCCGAGTTACTGAAACGCTCGTTATCCTCCACCGTCTCTCCAtcgccagccgccgccgccgaagCCCAGGCGCTGCTGCGATGGAAGTCTAGCCTGCTACCGCCCAActccaccagcagcagcagcagctcccCACTGTCCTCGTGGTTACCAGGGGCCGCGGGCTCCGTGTGCACGTCATGGGCCGGCGTCACGTGCGCCGACGGCGAGAACGGCCGCATCACCGGTGTCGCGCTCCAGGGCGCCGGGCTCGCCGGCACGCTCGAGGCCCTGAACCTCGCCGTGTTCCCGGCGCTCACAGCGCTCAACCTCAGCGGCAACCGCCTGGCCGGCGCCATCCCGACCACCATCTCGAAACTGACGTCCCTCGTCTCGCTCGACCTGTCCAGCAACCGCCTCACCGGCGGCATCCCGGCGGCGCTGGGGACGCTGCCGGCGTTGCGGGTCCTCGTTCTGCGCAACAACTCCCTCGGCGGTGCCATCCCGGCGTCTCTCGGCCGGCTGCACGCGCTGGAGCGGCTGGACCTCAGGGCCACGCGGCTGGCCTCCAGGCTGCCGCCGGAGATGGGGGGCATGGCGAGCCTCAGGTTCTTTGATCTCTCCGTCAACGAGCTCTCCGGTCAGCTGCCGTCGTCCTTCGCGGGGATGAGGAAGATGAGGGAGTTCTCCCTGTCAAGAAATCAGCTCTCCGGTGCGATCCCACCTGACATTTTCAGCAGCTGGCCGGACCTGACACTGCTCTACCTGCACTACAACTCCTTCACCGGAAGCATCCCTCTGGAGCTCGAAAAGgccaagaagctgcagctgctgtcGCTTTTCTCCAACAACCTCACCGGCGTGATTCCGGCGCAGATCGGCGGCATGGCGAGCCTGCAGATGCTGCACTTGGGACAGAATTGTCTCACAGGACCGATCCCCTCTTCGGTAGGGAACCTGGCTCACCTTGTCATACTTGTTTTGTCCTTCAACGGCCTCACAGGCACGATCCCTGCTGAGATTGGATATCTGACGGCGCTCCAAGACCTTGACCTGAACAACAACCGGCTGGAAGGTGAGCTGCCTGAAACCCTGTCGTTGCTCAAAGATCTCTACGATCTTTCCTTGAACAGCAACAACTTCACCGGCGGTGTCCCCAACTTCCGTAGTAGCAAGCTGACCACTGTTCAATTGGACGGTAACAATTTCTCGGGAGGCTTCCCCCTGTCATTTTGCCTGTTGACATCATTGGAGGTCTTGGATCTATCGAGCAACCAACTTTCCGGTCAGCTCCCTACCTGCATATGGGACTTGCAAGACCTCGTGTTCATGGATCTGTCCAGCAATACTCTTTCAGGGGATGTACTGGCTTCATCCACAAACTCCAGTTTGTCGTTGGAATCTTTGCATCTGTCAAATAACAGATTCTCAGGAGAGTTTCCACCTGTGATCAAGAACATGAAGATGCTAGTTGTCCTAGACCTTGGTGACAACTACTTCTCTGGTGAAATCCCATCGTGGGTAGGGTCAGGGTCACCATTTCTACGAATCCTCCGGTTGCGGTCCAACATGTTCAGTGGCAGTAGTATTCCCTTGGAGCTACTACAGCTCTCCCACCTCCGATTTCTGGACCTGGCTAGCAACAATTTGCAGGGACCAATACCACATGGTCTCGCTAGCTTAACGTCCATGGGGGTGCAGCCACAGACTGAATTCGACATCAGATCGGGAGTCCATCACCAGATCTTAAACCTAGAAGCAGACTTCTCTTATGCCGATCGAGTTGACGTGAGCTGGAAGACACACACTTATGAATTTCAAGGAGCGATTGCGCTGATGACCGGTATAGACTTGTCAGGCAATTCTATCGGTGGTGAAATTCCAACCGAGATAACAAACCTTCAAGGCCTTCGGTTTCTGAACTTATCAAGAAATAATCTCTCTGGTACTATTCCAGCTAACGTTGGAGATTTAAAACTACTCGAGTCCCTTGACCTCTCATGGAATGAACTGTCTGGTCTCATTCCTTCAGGCATCTCAGAACTCACGTCTCTTAGTTCACTGAATCTCTCTAACAATATGCTCTCAGGTGAGATACCAACTGGTAATCAACTCCAAACGCTAGCCGATCCTTCAATTTACAGCAACAACTATGGTCTTTGTGGCTTTCCGTTGAGTATATCATGTCCCAACAGTTCAGGTGTACAAGTATTGGACAGGAGTAATAAAGAAATTGAAGGTGTGTATGTCTACTACTCGATTATTGCCGGAGTTGTATGTGGAGTATGGTTGTGGTTTGGATCATTAGTTTCCATTCCTCTATGGAGAACTTCGTTTTTCTGTGTTGTTGATATCATTTATATAAAGCTTAAGGCCCTTTGGATCGGTTCATTTTAA